Proteins co-encoded in one Fusarium musae strain F31 chromosome 3, whole genome shotgun sequence genomic window:
- a CDS encoding hypothetical protein (EggNog:ENOG41), with amino-acid sequence MVELDLQASIERGMPPNVRLGDFNIKPPLNVDDENLEESMQDSLVSMPIDTLINASFQALLYHSLPVRLKICAFINGCCEEVDFDKVLELEEELRQALQDIPAWDSPQADPRQHRTATYIKHMLGIVLHQYIVLLHFHFLVRTTSLSKSLICRRARLDASTKILDYYQRLIKEEMLPEQACRTGLTLAALSICHEIYLNLESRGYGQSRLQNRTKKLESE; translated from the exons ATGGTTGAATTGGATCTCCAAGCATCGATAGAGCGTGGAATGCCTCCAAATGTCCGATTAGGAGATTTCAACATCAAACCACCACTAAACGTCGACGATGAAAACCTTGAGGAGTCTATGCAAGACTCTTTAGTCAGCATGCCAATTGATACACTGATAAACGCTTCTTTCCAAGCGCTTCTCTATCACTCGTTGCCCGTGAGGCTAAAGATATGCGCCTTCATAAATGGATGTTGCGAAGAGGTCGATTTTGACAAGGTCTTGGAACTAGAGGAGGAGCTACGACAGGCACTTCAAGACATTCCAGCATGGGATAGCCCTCAAGCTGATCCACGACAGCACCGAACCGCGACATACATTAAACACATGCTAGGTATCGTCCTGCACCAGTACATCGTCTTGCTACATTTCCACTTCCTGGTCCGAACTACCTCCCTATCTAAATCCCTGATTTGCCGACGCGCGAGGTTAGACGCATCCACGAAGATCCTCGACTATTACCAAAGACTCATAAAGGAGGAGATGTTGCCAGAGCAAGCTTGCAGGACGGGTTTAACACTTGCGGCACTGAGCATCTGCCATGAAATCTACCTGAATCTTGAATCACGCG GTTATGGCCAGAGTCGGCTGCAGAATCGGacaaagaagctggagagcgAGTGA